From one Fibrobacter sp. genomic stretch:
- a CDS encoding chorismate-binding protein — MTEPRTDSIYVALPGERYTPFSLGKKLGAKAIFESASFAHGKSRYSTLMVDEGFRLRQNEKDVSIVVDGKESVFLKEGEGDILDALMKISAENTVPPNQIPIPSSGVGYLGYEFCARCDTINLAPQVDELNIPEAEFMVGHIYIVFDHYTEKLHLFALNYEEHQIDLPAAIENVKKRLSDMDFSYLAPEPEVAKGVTVTDLSKSKEEYTEKVVELQKHIVAGNIVQAVPSRRIQFTSDIEALDIYRRLRSVNPSPYMFYLDYGTHQFIGASPESLVRVRDGIATIHPIAGTRRRGKNDLEDEELMKELKADPKERAEHLMLVDLARNDLGRVCSAGTVDTVKYMECEKYSHVIHLVSDVQGKVSPLKKSIEVLRSSFPAGTVSGAPKISAIEILSGLEKVKRRFYAGAVGYIESDGDLDFCISIRCCLKQGKKISLQAGGGIVAASNAEREFEETNEKLGAVRAVLEGTK, encoded by the coding sequence ATGACTGAACCTCGTACCGACAGCATCTACGTCGCCCTCCCCGGCGAACGTTATACACCCTTCTCTCTCGGCAAGAAGCTGGGAGCAAAGGCTATCTTCGAATCCGCCTCTTTCGCCCACGGCAAGAGCCGTTACTCCACCCTGATGGTGGACGAAGGCTTCCGTCTCCGCCAGAATGAAAAGGACGTGTCCATCGTCGTCGATGGCAAGGAAAGCGTTTTCCTCAAGGAAGGCGAAGGCGACATTTTGGACGCCCTCATGAAGATTTCCGCAGAAAACACCGTGCCCCCTAACCAGATTCCTATTCCCTCCTCTGGCGTAGGCTACCTGGGTTACGAATTCTGCGCCCGCTGCGATACCATTAACCTGGCACCCCAGGTAGATGAACTGAACATTCCTGAAGCCGAATTCATGGTGGGTCATATCTACATCGTATTCGACCACTACACCGAAAAGCTTCACCTGTTCGCCCTGAACTACGAAGAACACCAGATCGACCTGCCTGCCGCAATCGAAAACGTGAAGAAGCGCCTTTCAGACATGGACTTCAGCTACCTGGCTCCGGAACCGGAAGTGGCCAAGGGCGTTACCGTTACCGATCTTTCCAAGTCCAAGGAAGAATACACCGAAAAGGTGGTGGAACTGCAGAAGCACATTGTGGCAGGCAACATCGTTCAGGCAGTGCCTTCCCGCCGCATCCAGTTCACTAGCGACATCGAGGCTCTGGACATTTACCGCCGCCTCCGCTCCGTGAACCCCTCCCCCTACATGTTCTACCTGGATTACGGCACCCACCAGTTTATCGGCGCATCTCCCGAAAGCCTGGTCCGCGTCCGTGACGGTATTGCCACCATCCACCCCATCGCAGGTACCCGCCGCCGCGGCAAGAACGACCTGGAAGATGAAGAATTGATGAAGGAACTGAAGGCCGACCCCAAGGAACGCGCAGAACACCTGATGCTGGTTGACCTGGCTCGTAACGACCTGGGCCGCGTCTGCTCTGCCGGCACCGTCGACACCGTGAAGTACATGGAATGCGAAAAGTACAGCCATGTGATCCACCTGGTTTCCGACGTCCAAGGCAAGGTCAGCCCCCTCAAGAAGTCTATCGAAGTGCTCCGTTCCAGTTTCCCTGCAGGTACGGTGAGCGGCGCTCCCAAAATCAGCGCCATCGAAATCCTTTCTGGCCTGGAAAAGGTCAAGCGCCGTTTCTACGCTGGTGCCGTAGGCTACATCGAATCCGATGGCGACCTGGACTTCTGCATTTCTATCCGTTGCTGCCTCAAGCAGGGCAAGAAGATTAGCCTGCAGGCCGGCGGTGGCATTGTGGCCGCCTCCAACGCAGAACGCGAATTTGAAGAAACTAACGAAAAGCTGGGTGCCGTTCGTGCCGTCCTCGAAGGTACAAAGTAA
- a CDS encoding type II and III secretion system protein, with product MVLAQSMDFVDTPLQEVIRAVSLAFDTPILVDGNVERKVTFHLDGLGFLEGVTALCEANGLELVQDGNVYRVRNRTWRGEHEFRWIAPPEGTADSLVDVSVREKDVREFVREYALNSGLNILMSPEVQGQISGELHRMQPRKAFVSLMQSCGFRIREMNGYLYVQMPKAKNSNDGSGEDKVRIERNDSLYSASIKDAPLMDVLVELSEVAALNLAMYGDVRETVRLKFEDVSLQVLIEALFKGRGLSYALDGGTLYVSEGGSRNALMSTRLYPLKHVHSEKALNYLGKFSSGSNYVATEIKEQNALLLGGSAAEIQMAEAILSQIDVPALQVTLSCIIVEFKKGNLFEIGLRGGAARKSAAGDLNLRGYLDFLGKDRSGVGAVGKIGLLPDRFEMELASMEERNEAEILARPKLTTLNGNKAELNVTNTVYYLVSQVSAEGYPITDYRSFNDGISLELTPSVTQEGSITLEVSPEIKTAGRSSGDGPRDISTRNLKTMVRLKDGETLCLGGLIRKNKSEVRSAVPFLGSLPFIGRLFSYTSEEEETNELAIFITPKVESHGAP from the coding sequence ATGGTTTTGGCCCAATCCATGGATTTTGTGGATACACCTCTGCAGGAGGTTATTCGCGCTGTTTCCCTTGCCTTTGATACGCCGATCCTTGTGGATGGAAATGTTGAACGCAAGGTGACTTTTCATTTGGATGGTCTTGGATTCCTGGAAGGGGTGACTGCCTTATGTGAGGCGAACGGGCTGGAACTGGTTCAAGATGGCAATGTTTATCGCGTTCGGAATAGGACTTGGCGGGGGGAGCATGAGTTCCGATGGATAGCCCCTCCCGAAGGAACGGCAGATTCCCTAGTGGATGTTTCTGTCAGGGAAAAGGATGTGCGGGAATTTGTCCGGGAGTATGCCCTGAACTCAGGATTGAATATCCTGATGTCGCCAGAGGTGCAGGGCCAGATTTCGGGCGAACTGCACCGGATGCAGCCCCGTAAGGCGTTTGTCAGCCTTATGCAATCCTGCGGTTTCCGTATTCGCGAGATGAACGGCTATCTGTACGTCCAAATGCCCAAAGCGAAAAATTCCAATGACGGCTCCGGGGAAGACAAGGTCCGTATCGAGCGAAATGATTCGTTGTACTCCGCCAGCATCAAGGACGCTCCCTTGATGGATGTACTGGTGGAGTTGTCCGAAGTGGCTGCCTTGAATTTGGCAATGTATGGCGATGTTCGTGAAACGGTGCGCCTGAAATTTGAGGACGTTTCCTTGCAGGTTCTGATTGAAGCCCTTTTCAAGGGGCGTGGCCTCAGTTATGCCCTGGATGGAGGAACGTTGTACGTTTCCGAAGGTGGTTCGCGGAACGCCCTTATGAGTACAAGGCTGTATCCGTTAAAACACGTTCATTCCGAGAAGGCCTTGAATTATCTGGGAAAATTTTCATCGGGGTCCAATTATGTTGCTACGGAAATCAAGGAGCAGAATGCTTTGCTTTTAGGCGGGTCCGCTGCAGAAATCCAAATGGCGGAAGCCATCTTGTCGCAGATAGATGTTCCAGCCCTGCAGGTCACGCTTTCCTGCATTATCGTGGAATTCAAGAAAGGCAATCTGTTTGAAATCGGGCTTCGTGGGGGCGCTGCTAGAAAATCTGCCGCGGGAGATTTAAACCTAAGGGGCTATCTGGATTTCTTGGGGAAGGATCGTTCCGGAGTTGGAGCTGTTGGAAAAATCGGTCTTCTGCCGGACCGCTTCGAGATGGAGCTTGCCTCCATGGAAGAACGTAACGAGGCCGAGATTCTTGCCCGCCCAAAGCTGACCACCTTGAATGGGAACAAGGCGGAACTTAATGTGACCAATACGGTTTATTACCTGGTGAGCCAAGTTTCTGCCGAGGGTTATCCCATTACGGATTATCGCTCCTTCAATGATGGCATTTCGTTGGAGTTGACCCCCTCCGTAACTCAGGAGGGGAGCATTACGCTGGAGGTTTCTCCCGAGATTAAAACAGCGGGGCGAAGCTCTGGCGATGGCCCAAGGGATATTAGCACAAGAAACTTGAAAACGATGGTGCGGCTGAAGGATGGAGAAACCCTGTGCCTAGGAGGATTGATTCGAAAGAATAAATCGGAGGTTCGTTCCGCAGTACCGTTCCTAGGGAGCCTGCCTTTTATTGGAAGACTGTTCAGCTATACTTCCGAGGAAGAGGAGACCAACGAGCTGGCCATTTTCATAACGCCCAAGGTGGAATCTCATGGTGCTCCGTAG
- a CDS encoding prepilin-type N-terminal cleavage/methylation domain-containing protein: MKGFTLMEVLVALAILSTSSVVFGTIVGFFNQQRSLERSRANAFVCAVETMESLVDNPPSCEVSTRPSSHGPATSRNVDSGIPCDSAIVTFSPVPGVVPLSWAQVQVSTVSFRRLVKCVK; encoded by the coding sequence GTGAAAGGCTTTACTCTGATGGAAGTACTGGTGGCCCTTGCTATCCTCAGTACCAGTTCCGTTGTATTCGGGACAATCGTAGGCTTTTTCAATCAACAGCGTTCTCTGGAAAGATCACGGGCGAACGCCTTCGTCTGTGCTGTGGAGACCATGGAGTCCCTGGTAGATAATCCGCCTTCTTGCGAAGTCAGTACGCGTCCATCCTCTCATGGCCCGGCAACATCCCGAAATGTGGATTCAGGAATACCTTGCGATTCTGCAATCGTAACCTTTAGTCCTGTTCCCGGCGTAGTTCCTCTTTCGTGGGCCCAGGTGCAGGTTTCTACGGTGTCCTTCCGGAGGCTTGTCAAATGCGTCAAGTAG
- a CDS encoding prepilin-type N-terminal cleavage/methylation domain-containing protein: MRQVVKGFTLLELMVAIAVSSILMLVALGAFRSYHRMAMTLYSSYQRESSFLIDKMHSVQPYQRTTLSVGDSLRPMTIKKRPPCGERL, encoded by the coding sequence ATGCGTCAAGTAGTCAAGGGCTTTACCTTGCTTGAATTGATGGTAGCCATTGCGGTTTCTTCCATTCTGATGCTTGTGGCCCTTGGCGCCTTCCGCAGTTATCACAGGATGGCGATGACCTTGTATTCCAGCTATCAAAGGGAGTCTTCTTTTTTGATTGACAAGATGCACTCGGTACAGCCGTACCAGCGCACGACACTCTCGGTTGGGGATTCCCTACGACCGATGACAATAAAAAAACGCCCGCCGTGTGGCGAGCGTCTTTAA
- a CDS encoding glycosyltransferase — translation MAISTILLDIMFVVYVIAGVGLVIYGFSCYYSIYLFLKNSRTTRLTDRKKILQFYREHSMDDLPQVTTQLPVFNEANCVERLLEAVCAIDYPKNKHEIQVLDDSTDECYEVAKKKVEELAAKGYDIKLIHRTNRQEFKAGALKEAMAVAKGDFLAIFDADFVPEKDFLLKTIPYMVMDEQVGLVQGRWGHLNRTESGLTLAQSIGIDGHFVVEQSARSWGKLFMNFNGTAGVWRKQAIYGGGGWEGDTLTEDMDLSYRSQLAGWKMKFVFDVIVPAELPNDINSFKAQQFRWAKGSIQTAIKILPRVLKADVPTRVKIGAILHTTHYSIHPCMLFTALCAWPLLAFFEPVAHLPAWVYSIGFTFIFLAAIAPSVLYFVAQRCSGYTGWKVRLLSMPILMALGVGIAVSNSKAVFAAITGRKSGFVRTPKSGVGQKKKATSHYKQKFPWQAILELGVGVYCIFGMLEYIGAQKFIIGPFLALYSIGFLSVGVLSFMHYLGNLVEVHKARKDENHHVEDVDKGQG, via the coding sequence ATGGCAATCAGTACAATCTTGCTAGACATCATGTTCGTGGTCTATGTGATCGCAGGTGTCGGCCTCGTTATTTACGGTTTCAGCTGCTACTATAGCATCTACTTGTTCCTCAAGAACAGCCGCACAACCCGTCTTACCGACAGAAAGAAGATTCTTCAGTTCTATCGTGAACATTCCATGGACGACCTGCCCCAGGTCACCACCCAGCTCCCCGTATTCAATGAAGCTAACTGTGTAGAACGTCTCCTTGAGGCAGTGTGCGCCATAGACTACCCCAAGAACAAGCACGAAATCCAGGTTCTGGACGACTCTACCGACGAGTGCTACGAAGTTGCAAAGAAGAAGGTCGAGGAACTGGCTGCCAAGGGTTACGATATCAAGCTCATCCATCGTACCAACCGTCAGGAATTCAAGGCCGGTGCACTTAAGGAAGCCATGGCTGTAGCCAAGGGCGACTTCCTTGCCATTTTCGACGCCGACTTCGTACCTGAGAAGGACTTCCTCCTGAAGACCATCCCCTACATGGTAATGGACGAACAGGTGGGCCTGGTCCAGGGTCGTTGGGGCCACTTGAACCGCACCGAATCCGGTCTTACTCTTGCTCAGTCCATCGGTATCGATGGCCACTTCGTGGTGGAACAGTCCGCACGTAGCTGGGGCAAGCTCTTCATGAACTTCAACGGTACCGCAGGTGTCTGGCGCAAGCAGGCCATCTATGGCGGTGGCGGCTGGGAAGGCGATACCCTTACCGAAGACATGGACCTCTCCTACCGTTCTCAGCTTGCTGGTTGGAAGATGAAGTTCGTGTTCGACGTGATCGTTCCTGCAGAACTTCCCAACGATATCAACTCCTTCAAGGCACAGCAGTTCCGCTGGGCTAAGGGTTCTATCCAGACCGCAATCAAGATTCTTCCCCGCGTTCTCAAGGCTGACGTTCCGACCCGCGTAAAGATCGGCGCCATCCTGCATACGACCCATTATTCTATTCACCCCTGCATGCTCTTTACCGCCCTCTGCGCATGGCCCCTGCTGGCATTCTTCGAACCCGTGGCACACCTGCCGGCTTGGGTTTACAGCATCGGATTTACTTTCATCTTCCTTGCTGCAATCGCTCCTTCTGTCCTTTACTTCGTTGCTCAGCGTTGCTCCGGCTACACCGGTTGGAAGGTTCGCCTCCTCAGCATGCCGATCTTGATGGCTCTGGGCGTTGGTATCGCAGTAAGTAACTCAAAGGCAGTGTTTGCCGCCATCACCGGTCGCAAGAGCGGCTTCGTCCGCACCCCGAAGAGCGGTGTGGGTCAGAAGAAGAAGGCTACCAGCCACTACAAGCAGAAGTTCCCCTGGCAGGCAATCCTGGAACTTGGCGTTGGCGTCTACTGTATCTTCGGTATGCTGGAATACATCGGCGCACAGAAGTTCATCATCGGACCGTTCCTCGCCCTCTATTCCATCGGTTTCCTCTCTGTGGGCGTGCTGAGCTTCATGCACTACCTGGGCAACCTGGTCGAAGTCCACAAGGCCCGTAAGGACGAAAACCACCACGTGGAAGACGTGGACAAGGGCCAGGGCTAA
- a CDS encoding sulfurtransferase TusA family protein, giving the protein MSFACADWIWRESGVVLPPEEALAKVVSVKIPGISLGEWMDSPQEYLDEIAGFCEKSKILPLPESLKGRFPDVLDLRGVVCPRNAARSRLVMAGAPAGHRLHIYLDDGSPIENVPQALVADGHIVENRQKKEDFWVLTVVKRDARV; this is encoded by the coding sequence ATGTCCTTTGCCTGTGCGGACTGGATTTGGCGTGAGTCCGGGGTGGTTTTGCCTCCTGAGGAAGCCTTGGCCAAGGTTGTTTCTGTAAAGATTCCAGGAATATCCCTTGGGGAATGGATGGATTCTCCCCAGGAATATCTGGACGAAATTGCTGGTTTTTGCGAAAAATCAAAGATTTTGCCGTTGCCGGAATCCCTGAAGGGTCGCTTTCCCGATGTGCTGGACCTGCGGGGTGTGGTATGCCCCCGGAATGCAGCCAGGAGCCGTCTAGTCATGGCGGGTGCTCCTGCTGGCCATAGACTACATATATATCTAGACGACGGATCTCCCATCGAAAATGTGCCCCAGGCGCTGGTGGCAGACGGCCATATTGTGGAAAATCGGCAAAAAAAAGAAGATTTTTGGGTTTTGACAGTGGTCAAACGAGATGCAAGAGTGTAG
- the sulP gene encoding sulfate permease: protein MSNINAKDSIKNFLKESVATVTPELVKSIKRGYTKQNLISDLMSGVIVGILALPLAIAFAIASGVGPEQGLYTAIIAGFTISLLGGSRFQIGGPTGAFIVIVYGIVSQYGYDGLASATLLAGIILIVMGLAKFGAIIKFIPYPVTVGFTAGIAVIIALGQVPNFFGLRFLAKDPADAVGKIKLYASSMDTINIYSVIIGLIALAVCIFWPKITNKVPGSLIAIIVATVIVKVLGWDDPVNGHGVVTIGMKNHIPSGFPTPHLPNISLAMMREVFQPALTIAILGAIESLLSAVVADGMTSTKHRSNTELFGQGVANLLSPVFGGIPATGAIARTATNIRNGAVSPISGLIHAVVLLLIMLVLGKYAEMIPMAALAAVLFQVSFNMCGYRAVIKMFKLPKSDVMVMLVAFFLTVIIDLTVAIEVGVLLAAILFIKRMSEVAEVDAVTDAIRADDEEVTHTEFARQVPKGVVVYELAGSLFFGAVDKFKETLNRIAVKPKILILRMRSVSSIDAAGINMIEDLLNHCKADGTQLLLSGVHAQPVVALTRAGVMAQLGEENALGNIDAALNRARELLGLPVVDVSVDPNPTVSWEKGLDKPWLPEESNAAVAEGTPEVIAEKVSEEPVWKIEDEKK from the coding sequence ATGTCTAATATAAACGCCAAGGATTCTATCAAGAATTTTTTGAAGGAATCTGTAGCTACCGTTACCCCTGAACTGGTAAAATCCATCAAGAGGGGATATACCAAGCAAAATCTGATTAGCGACCTTATGTCTGGCGTTATCGTCGGCATTTTGGCCTTGCCTCTGGCAATCGCTTTCGCAATCGCTTCTGGCGTTGGTCCGGAACAGGGCCTCTACACAGCCATTATCGCTGGCTTTACCATCAGCCTTTTGGGCGGCTCCCGCTTCCAGATTGGTGGCCCTACTGGCGCCTTCATCGTGATTGTTTACGGCATTGTGAGCCAGTACGGCTACGACGGCCTGGCTTCCGCTACACTTTTGGCTGGTATCATCCTTATTGTGATGGGCCTTGCCAAGTTTGGCGCCATCATCAAGTTCATTCCTTATCCGGTGACCGTGGGCTTTACCGCAGGTATCGCCGTGATTATCGCCCTGGGCCAGGTGCCCAACTTCTTCGGTCTTCGCTTCTTGGCTAAGGACCCGGCTGATGCAGTTGGTAAGATCAAGCTGTACGCCTCCTCCATGGACACCATCAATATCTACTCCGTGATTATCGGCTTGATCGCCTTGGCTGTTTGCATTTTCTGGCCCAAGATTACCAACAAGGTTCCGGGTTCCCTTATTGCTATTATCGTTGCTACCGTCATCGTGAAGGTCCTTGGCTGGGATGATCCTGTGAACGGCCACGGTGTTGTGACCATCGGCATGAAGAACCACATTCCGTCTGGTTTCCCCACACCGCATCTGCCCAACATTAGCCTTGCCATGATGCGTGAAGTGTTCCAGCCGGCCTTGACTATCGCCATCCTCGGTGCTATTGAATCCCTGCTTTCTGCAGTGGTGGCCGACGGTATGACTTCTACCAAGCACCGCTCCAATACTGAACTTTTCGGTCAGGGTGTGGCAAACCTCCTTTCTCCGGTATTCGGTGGTATTCCTGCAACGGGCGCTATCGCACGTACTGCAACCAACATCCGTAACGGAGCTGTTTCCCCGATTTCTGGCCTCATTCACGCTGTGGTGCTTCTCCTTATTATGCTGGTTCTCGGTAAGTACGCCGAAATGATCCCCATGGCTGCCCTTGCTGCAGTGCTTTTCCAGGTATCCTTCAATATGTGTGGCTACCGCGCTGTGATCAAGATGTTCAAGCTCCCCAAGAGCGACGTGATGGTGATGCTTGTTGCCTTCTTCCTCACCGTGATTATCGACCTGACCGTTGCCATCGAAGTGGGTGTTCTCCTGGCTGCAATCCTCTTCATCAAGCGTATGAGCGAAGTTGCCGAAGTGGATGCCGTTACCGATGCAATCCGTGCTGACGACGAAGAAGTGACCCATACCGAATTTGCACGCCAGGTTCCCAAGGGTGTGGTGGTTTACGAACTTGCCGGTTCCCTGTTCTTTGGCGCTGTAGACAAGTTCAAGGAAACCCTGAACCGCATCGCTGTGAAGCCCAAGATTCTTATCCTCCGCATGCGTAGCGTTTCCAGTATCGATGCTGCCGGTATCAACATGATTGAAGACTTGCTGAACCACTGCAAGGCCGACGGTACCCAGCTGTTGCTTTCTGGTGTGCATGCCCAGCCGGTGGTTGCCTTGACTCGCGCAGGTGTCATGGCTCAGCTTGGTGAAGAAAACGCCCTGGGTAACATTGACGCTGCCCTGAACCGCGCCCGCGAACTCCTGGGCCTGCCTGTGGTCGATGTTTCTGTGGATCCGAACCCCACTGTGAGCTGGGAAAAGGGTCTCGATAAGCCTTGGCTGCCTGAAGAATCCAACGCAGCCGTGGCCGAAGGCACTCCCGAAGTCATCGCAGAGAAGGTTTCCGAGGAACCTGTCTGGAAGATTGAAGACGAAAAGAAATAG
- the purN gene encoding phosphoribosylglycinamide formyltransferase, with product MFKIGVMASGGGSNFKAIIDHIGEGDLEAQCKFLITNNGGCGAVGHATTYGIPVYHISGKTHPDEAEYEKALCAVLDERPVDLLILAGYMKKLPDCLIEKMPDRILNIHPSLLPKFGGKGFWGLHVHEAVLAAGETESGPTVHLVSNEIDKGRILAQRKVPVMPDDTPEVLQARVLEQEHDIYWRTIKEYGESLV from the coding sequence ATGTTCAAGATAGGCGTAATGGCTTCCGGTGGCGGAAGTAATTTTAAGGCGATCATCGACCACATTGGTGAAGGTGATCTAGAAGCACAGTGCAAGTTCCTGATTACCAATAACGGGGGCTGTGGTGCTGTTGGTCATGCAACCACTTACGGTATCCCTGTGTACCATATTTCGGGTAAGACGCATCCCGACGAAGCCGAGTACGAGAAGGCTCTTTGTGCTGTGCTGGATGAACGCCCGGTGGACCTGCTGATTTTGGCCGGCTACATGAAGAAGTTGCCGGATTGCCTTATCGAGAAAATGCCGGACCGCATTTTGAATATTCATCCTTCGCTCTTGCCCAAGTTTGGCGGTAAGGGCTTTTGGGGACTGCACGTTCACGAAGCCGTGCTTGCCGCCGGCGAAACGGAATCTGGCCCTACAGTGCATCTGGTTTCCAACGAAATTGACAAAGGCCGCATTCTTGCCCAGCGCAAGGTGCCTGTGATGCCAGACGATACTCCCGAGGTGCTTCAGGCCCGCGTTCTGGAGCAGGAACACGACATTTACTGGCGTACGATCAAGGAGTACGGGGAAAGTTTAGTTTAA
- a CDS encoding ribonuclease HII: MESPVEGEVAIRGNFPGKIIVGIDEVGRGPLAGPVVACAAVLKSPDALLTLNDSKKLTRPKREAMFDAVKDACSCYAIASASVAEIDEINILEADFLAMRRALQALGLAGIQESAPEIPVEVKGSFAEAAGLGTGENPQVLIAVDGNLKIRGIPQDIQIPVVKGDGHIASISAASILAKVFRDRYMDELEKKFPGYGFDKHAGYGTKAHLDAIKKQGYTPEHRMSFHPKSLQTELDFSA, translated from the coding sequence ATAGAATCTCCTGTAGAGGGGGAGGTTGCTATCCGTGGTAACTTCCCAGGAAAAATTATTGTAGGCATTGACGAAGTTGGCCGAGGCCCCCTGGCTGGCCCTGTGGTGGCTTGTGCTGCTGTTCTAAAAAGCCCCGATGCGCTTTTGACGCTGAATGACTCCAAGAAGCTGACCCGCCCTAAGCGCGAAGCCATGTTCGATGCGGTGAAGGACGCTTGTTCCTGCTATGCCATCGCCAGCGCTAGTGTTGCAGAAATCGATGAAATCAACATTCTTGAGGCTGACTTTCTTGCCATGCGTCGGGCTTTGCAGGCTCTAGGCTTGGCTGGAATCCAGGAGTCTGCGCCGGAAATTCCTGTGGAAGTAAAGGGCTCCTTTGCAGAAGCTGCAGGCCTTGGCACTGGAGAGAATCCCCAGGTTTTGATTGCTGTGGATGGAAATTTGAAAATCCGCGGAATCCCCCAGGATATCCAGATTCCTGTGGTCAAGGGTGACGGGCATATCGCAAGTATTTCTGCGGCATCCATCTTGGCGAAGGTCTTCCGTGACCGCTATATGGATGAACTTGAAAAGAAGTTCCCTGGCTACGGGTTTGATAAGCACGCTGGTTACGGCACCAAGGCTCATCTTGATGCCATCAAGAAACAGGGCTATACCCCTGAGCATCGCATGAGTTTCCATCCTAAGAGTCTCCAGACAGAACTGGATTTCTCTGCCTAA
- a CDS encoding MotA/TolQ/ExbB proton channel family protein, producing MVTQSDIATIVVLCILAIMSLGSWGIIIVKYIVNKKNQRANVIFFRKFSNVQQFVELQALCETADESALRRLTDEVLKEASKFSNFVSYDSIQHRASLLEDTIQRSIEGLRLTEDRYLSFLATCSNLAPFFGLLGTVWGIMVAFFQIGQHGSADLTVVAPGIAMALITTVGGLVVAIPASAGYNYFTSHNGQNEISYYNFGSQVLSLFKRGDLLALEEVAG from the coding sequence ATGGTGACCCAGTCGGACATCGCTACTATCGTTGTCCTTTGCATTTTGGCAATTATGTCCCTGGGCTCCTGGGGCATTATCATTGTCAAGTACATCGTGAACAAGAAGAATCAGCGTGCAAACGTGATTTTCTTCCGTAAGTTCAGCAATGTTCAGCAGTTCGTTGAATTGCAGGCCTTGTGCGAAACTGCAGACGAAAGTGCCCTGCGTCGCCTTACCGACGAAGTTCTTAAGGAAGCCTCCAAGTTCAGTAACTTCGTGAGTTACGACTCTATCCAGCATCGTGCTTCCTTGCTGGAAGACACAATTCAGCGTTCTATCGAAGGCCTGCGCCTAACAGAAGACCGTTACCTCAGCTTCCTTGCAACTTGCTCTAACCTGGCTCCCTTCTTTGGCCTGCTTGGTACCGTGTGGGGAATTATGGTGGCCTTCTTCCAGATTGGCCAGCACGGCTCTGCAGACCTTACCGTGGTTGCTCCCGGTATCGCCATGGCCTTGATCACCACTGTTGGCGGCCTCGTGGTTGCTATTCCCGCTTCTGCCGGTTATAACTACTTTACCTCCCATAACGGACAGAACGAAATCTCCTACTATAACTTTGGTTCCCAGGTGCTGAGCTTGTTCAAGCGCGGCGACTTGCTGGCATTGGAAGAAGTAGCCGGCTAG
- a CDS encoding biopolymer transporter ExbD, producing the protein MKRSRGKELKQEMNLTNMIDIVFAILIVFIISAPLMSQGVKVDLPKAEAPTMEQEKLLKVSITKQEELYIADMMVDFKSFNNVFKSLWNGEMAVVINADEDVNYGLVMKVVTQVQKLGVTKLGFLTMNPKEQPGK; encoded by the coding sequence GTGAAGCGTAGCCGCGGAAAAGAACTTAAGCAGGAGATGAACCTGACGAACATGATCGACATCGTGTTCGCCATCTTGATCGTGTTCATCATTTCTGCACCGCTCATGAGCCAGGGCGTCAAGGTTGACTTGCCCAAGGCTGAAGCGCCCACCATGGAGCAAGAAAAGCTCCTGAAGGTGTCTATCACCAAGCAGGAAGAACTTTACATCGCCGATATGATGGTTGACTTCAAGAGTTTTAACAATGTGTTCAAGTCCTTGTGGAATGGCGAGATGGCTGTGGTCATCAATGCCGACGAGGATGTGAACTATGGCCTTGTGATGAAGGTCGTGACCCAGGTGCAAAAGCTGGGCGTGACCAAGCTTGGTTTCCTTACCATGAACCCTAAGGAACAGCCGGGTAAATAG